The following are encoded together in the Bacillus cereus group sp. RP43 genome:
- a CDS encoding LysE family transporter produces MFGAIIQQIVLGISLAAPVGPINIEMLKRGIERGFWHAWIVGIGGMTADILFMLLIYFGLSSVFMYTYVQAFMYCTGFFLLFYLGFQSVKQGISHSNMEYNKEEVGGLKQSFMAGFLIAISNPLNLVFWFGIYGSTLSSLLTKVTKQEAFLYSLCIIIGIILWNLNIAFSVHFGRTLLKPKALGYITAGAGIILVGYSIHFAYKALQLFT; encoded by the coding sequence ATGTTTGGAGCAATTATACAACAAATAGTATTAGGTATTTCATTAGCTGCGCCTGTAGGTCCAATTAATATTGAAATGTTAAAACGTGGAATTGAACGTGGATTTTGGCATGCGTGGATTGTTGGAATCGGAGGAATGACTGCTGATATTTTGTTTATGCTTCTTATTTATTTTGGTTTATCTTCTGTGTTTATGTATACATATGTACAAGCTTTTATGTACTGCACTGGGTTTTTCCTGTTATTTTATTTAGGATTTCAAAGTGTAAAACAAGGAATCTCCCACTCGAATATGGAATATAACAAAGAAGAGGTAGGTGGACTTAAACAATCCTTTATGGCGGGATTTTTAATTGCGATATCCAACCCATTAAATCTCGTTTTTTGGTTTGGCATATACGGAAGTACACTTAGCTCATTGCTTACAAAGGTAACGAAACAAGAAGCTTTTTTGTACAGTCTTTGCATTATTATTGGTATTATTTTGTGGAACTTAAATATTGCTTTTTCTGTACATTTTGGAAGAACTTTATTAAAACCAAAAGCACTTGGCTATATTACAGCCGGAGCAGGTATTATTTTAGTAGGATATTCTATCCATTTTGCATACAAAGCTTTACAGTTGTTCACATAA